CTTTAATACTGGCAATAATTTGTTTTGTACTTAAATTATCATATCTTAAATTATTTTTTATGGCTAAAAGACATGTTCCTACAAATTGACCACGTAACTTCTCTTTTATTCCATATTGATGTAATATTTCATTTAACTTATAAGTGTTTTTCATTACTTCTTCACGGTTATTGGTTGTTTGTGGTTTTAATAAATCTATATACTCTTTAAAGGTTTTGAGTGTTAATTCGTTGTTTAATAGATTGTTGCTATTAATTTCGTTTTTGTAAACTTTAATTCTATCATCGGTTGTGTTTGCTAATATACCGATAATTAAATGATTTGTTAGTTTTTTTTCATAGCTAACATAAGCTTGTAGTTGCTCTTTTGCACTATCAATATCTTTTGTGAAATCTTGTTTAGTTTCAACTAAAATTGTTATTTTTGACTCAATATCAACAAACCTTAAATCAACATTTGTGTAATAAGTTTTATTTTTTTGTCTTTTTATTTTTAATTCATCAAATTTTTTATTAATAATATTGAATGCTTTTTGGTAGCTAAATTCTCCATTTTCAACATTACTGCTAAGATATTTTTCGCCTATTGTATTGATAATTGCATTACGAGAAGCCATTTTATTCCTTGCTTTATGTTTTTACAGGTTATTTTATAAAAAATAATTATATAAAATCAAATTATATCTATTTAAAATAAAAGTATAACTTTATGATGTTGGTTGATTTTACATCTTGTGTTAAAATTGCATTTTAAAAATATAAAAGGAAAAAACATGCAAATAAATCAAAAAATTCATAAACTTATAATCTTTTTAGCCTTTATGTTTGCTATAAATGCACAAGCTCTTAGCGAAGGAAAAGAATACATTACTTTAAAAACACCTATCCCAAATGCACAAAATTCTCTAATAGAGGTGTTTTCTTATCGTTGCATTCATTGTTACACCCATCATCAATTTCACACTTTAGCAAAGGTTAAAGAGGCTTTGCCAAATTTAAAATATGATCTTTTTTCAGTAAGTTCTATGAGTGAGTATGGTGGGGCTTTAAATGAGATGTTTGCTTTAGCTTCTTTTAAAGAAAAAACCTTAGGTTTAGATGTTGCTAGTGAAAAAAGTCTTACCCATAAGCTTGCTGATGTGTATTTTGTAAGTCATTTTGAGCAAAAGTTAAATTTAAATAATCTTGATTTGTTTTATAAAATAGGTTTAAATGCTATTGGTGCTAGCAAAGAAGAATTGCAAAAATTTTTACAAACTAAAGAAGCTA
This genomic stretch from Campylobacter lari subsp. concheus harbors:
- a CDS encoding thiol:disulfide interchange protein DsbA/DsbL, which produces MQINQKIHKLIIFLAFMFAINAQALSEGKEYITLKTPIPNAQNSLIEVFSYRCIHCYTHHQFHTLAKVKEALPNLKYDLFSVSSMSEYGGALNEMFALASFKEKTLGLDVASEKSLTHKLADVYFVSHFEQKLNLNNLDLFYKIGLNAIGASKEELQKFLQTKEAKELLATYDVANEISRNYGTPAFVVNGKYQINPEYITSLEELIRIVKELSVK